TTATATGACAGTATGGAAGTTTTAAATGGAGTAATTCCAAAAGGTGCAATTCTCCAGCCTAGAGTAGAGGGAGAACTGGCGCTTATACTTAAAAGAGATTTAGGTGATGAAGGGACTATAGAAGAAGTTTGGGAAGCAACAGAATATGTTGTACCAGCAATTGAAATAGTAGGATCGAGAATTAAGGATTGGAAATTGACGATTGTAGATACTATTGCAGATAATGCATCTTGTGGGATGTATCTGCTATCTGATGTAAAAATAGATCCTAGAGTTACGGACCTAAGAGATATTCAAATGAAACTTTATAAGAACGAAGAATTGATAAATTCGGGATATGGTTCGGCGGTATTAGATAATCCTGCAAATGCAGTGTTATGGCTAGCTAAGAGTTTAAGGAAATATGGAGTTAATCTAAACAAAGGGGACATAGTACTAGCAGGTGCATTGAGTGCTGCAATTCCGGCAGTGAGTGGAGATTG
The sequence above is a segment of the Peptoniphilaceae bacterium AMB_02 genome. Coding sequences within it:
- a CDS encoding fumarylacetoacetate hydrolase family protein, which encodes MVDHRKIASELYNAELENVPIEQITKVYENLSIDDAYKIQIINIEKKISEGKKITGKKIGLTSKAMQESLGVDTPDFGFLYDSMEVLNGVIPKGAILQPRVEGELALILKRDLGDEGTIEEVWEATEYVVPAIEIVGSRIKDWKLTIVDTIADNASCGMYLLSDVKIDPRVTDLRDIQMKLYKNEELINSGYGSAVLDNPANAVLWLAKSLRKYGVNLNKGDIVLAGALSAAIPAVSGDCFVCDFGEFGRLEVDFE